The following proteins are encoded in a genomic region of Oncorhynchus keta strain PuntledgeMale-10-30-2019 chromosome 6, Oket_V2, whole genome shotgun sequence:
- the LOC118385083 gene encoding sodium/potassium/calcium exchanger 3-like encodes MKAAVQTGRRRPFQRFCCCGVGLLAVIWLAQVAHVTEPESSGSQPEEGGVPVRSRRRLMQEEWTEDNQTLDLPRPAIHEFPEDIFTKEELKGGAVLLHVLCAIYMFYALAIVCDDYFVPSLEKISENLQLSEDVAGATFMAAGSSAPELFTSLIGVFITKGDVGVGTIVGSAVFNILVIIGVCGIFAGQTVVLTWWSLFRDSTYYIFSVLALILVIYDAKVVWWEAVLLMTMYGVYILIMKFNSQIRGCVQRRFGGPGQCCLVSEGLRDEEMAEDGLTCNTNMVLLRKGQPQGQESPPVVMVDELLILNPHQLSFSEAGLRIMISPHFSPRTRLTMAGRVLISERQRLIRSPNSQLDGEASPAAGGTPLKGFGSGGLENGGSVEKQTPDGARVGDAGGEKPGAEGCHAEEEEDDDDGPFRPLHWPGGCCARVKWLISWPLGLLLYCTVPNCVFPRWHRWFMVTFVASTLWIAIFSYLMVWMVTIISYTLDIPDYIMGITFLAAGTSVPDCMASLIVARQGMGDMAVSNSIGSNIFDILLGLGFPWALRTLVVDNGSLVYINNKGLVYSVVLLLASVFLTVMSVHLNHWKLDRRLGLGLILLYAIFLLCSIFFGQM; translated from the exons ATGAAGGCGGCTGTACAGACAGGGAGACGGCGGCCCTTCCAGCGGTTCTGCTGCTGTGGAGTTGGGCTTCTCGCGGTCATTTGGCTCGCACAGGTCGCGCACGTGACAG AGCCGGAGTCATCTGGGTCTCAGCCAGAAGAGGGGGGTGTTCCAGTTCGTTCCAGACGCAGGCTGATGCAGGAGGAGTGGACAGAAGACAACCAGACACTGGACCTTCCTAGACCAG ccATCCATGAGTTTCCAGAAGACATCTTCACCAAGGAGGAGCTGAAAGGAGGAGCAGTGCTGTTACATGTGCTGTGT GCTATCTACATGTTCTATGCTCTTGCTATTGTCTGTGATGACTACTTTGTCCCTTCCCTGGAGAAAATATCAGAG aACCTGCAGCTCAGTGAGGATGTGGCAGGGGCAACCTTCATGGCTGCAGGAAGCTCAGCACCAGAGCTCTTCACCTCTCTCATTG GTGTGTTCATCACTAAAGGAGACGTGGGGGTCGGCACCATCGTGGGCTCAGCGGTCTTCAACATCCTGGTCATCATTGGTGTTTGTGGCATCTTTGCGGGCCAG ACGGTGGTTCTGACGTGGTGGTCTCTGTTCAGGGACTCCACCTACTACATCTTCTCTGTGCTGGCTCTCATCCTG GTTATATACGATGCAAAAGTTGTCTG GTGGGAGGCCGTGCTCCTAATGACCATGTATGGAGTTTACATTCTTATCATGAA GTTCAACTCCCAGATCAGGGGATGTGTGCAACGTCGGTTTGGGGGCCCGGGTCAGTGCTGCCTTGTCAGTGAGGGACTCAGAGACGAGGAGATGGCAGAGGACGGACTCACCTGTAACACCAACATGGTGCTGCTCAGGAAAG GACAACCCCAGGGTCAGGAGTCTCCTCCGGTGGTGATGGTGGACGAGCTCCTGATCCTCAACCCCCACCAGCTGTCCTTCTCCGAGGCCGGCCTGCGCATAATGATCAGCCCCCACTTCTCCCCTCGCACCAGGCTCACCATGGCAGGCCGTGTGCTCATCAGTGAG agacagaggctgaTCAGGAGTCCCAACAGCCAGCTGGACGGGGAGGCCAGCCCAGCGGCAGGGGGCACCCCTCTGAAGGGGTTTGGCTCTGGAGGTCTGGAGAATGGGGGCAGTGTGGAGAAGCAGACCCCTGACGGGGCCAGGGTAGGGGATGCAGGGGGGGAGAAGCCAGGAGCGGAGGGCTGTCAcgctgaggaagaggaggatgatgatgatgggccATTCAGGCCTCTGCATTGGCCAG GGGGTTGCTGTGCGCGGGTCAAGTGGCTGATCTCGTGGCCCCTGGGCCTGCTGCTGTACTGCACTGTGCCTAACTGTGTGTTCCCACGCTGGCACCGCTGGTTCATGGTCACCTTCGTGGCCTCCACCCTGTGGATAGCCATCTTCTCCTACCTCATGGTGTGGATG GTCACCATCATCAGCTACACACTAGACATCCCAGACTACATCATGGGCATCACCTTCCTGGCAGCGGGCACCAGTGTGCCAGACTGCATGGCCAGCCTCATTGTAGCTCGGCAAG gtATGGGGGACATGGCGGTGTCTAACTCCATTGGCAGTAATATCTTTGACATCCTGTTGGGGCTGGGTTTTCCCTGGGCTCTGCGCACTCTGGTGGTGGACAACGGATCATTG gTTTACATCAATAACAAGGGCCTGGTGTATTCTGTCGTCCTGCTGCTGGCTTCTGTCTTCCTCAca